One genomic region from Arthrobacter sp. YN encodes:
- a CDS encoding class I SAM-dependent RNA methyltransferase — protein sequence MTSHSNSPHADHPVNDHQGASGTELVVDIGPIAHGGHFVARHEGRVIFVRHAIPGEKVRIRLTDSGDSSRFWRADVVEVLEASPHRVPHFWKAADSQASWRRGGPPVGGAELGHISLERQRALKAEVLAEQLKRLAGLDLATEVEAVGDHHDGGLGWRTRAGFAVTSKGRLGMHAHRSDVVLPIKEMPLALPGLNDLKLWDLDLSGIARVEVAVPANGSRPLILLAPEEGTSPKRVHSILSQLPHDVSVASFDPSKGEVLQLRGRTWVQETAAGHEYRVTGEGFWQIHKDAPETLVGAVTDYLSRGGYLQPGAAVADLYAGAGLFTAPLADAAGVTGSVLSVEGAPGASRDARKNLHGEPQVEIVQGRVERVLHQSARSFDSVVLDPPRAGAGKAVVKQLMATGPRAIAYVSCDPASFARDLGYFHQGGWRLESLRAFDLYPHTHHLETVGLIVPSA from the coding sequence ATGACCTCCCACAGCAATTCCCCCCACGCCGATCACCCCGTCAATGACCACCAAGGAGCGTCCGGCACTGAACTTGTCGTTGACATTGGCCCCATCGCACACGGAGGACACTTCGTCGCGCGGCACGAAGGGCGCGTCATCTTCGTCCGGCACGCCATCCCGGGGGAGAAGGTCCGTATCCGGTTGACTGACTCCGGTGACTCGTCGCGCTTCTGGCGGGCCGACGTCGTCGAAGTCCTTGAAGCCTCGCCCCACCGGGTCCCGCACTTCTGGAAGGCGGCGGATTCGCAGGCCTCCTGGCGTCGTGGCGGGCCGCCGGTTGGCGGCGCCGAGCTCGGACATATTTCGCTGGAGCGCCAGCGTGCCCTGAAAGCCGAGGTGCTGGCTGAACAACTCAAACGGCTTGCCGGGCTGGACCTCGCCACCGAGGTGGAAGCCGTGGGGGACCATCACGACGGCGGCCTCGGCTGGCGCACGCGCGCAGGCTTTGCGGTGACCTCCAAGGGGCGGTTGGGCATGCATGCCCACCGCTCGGACGTGGTGCTTCCCATCAAGGAGATGCCGTTGGCGCTCCCGGGACTGAACGACCTGAAGCTGTGGGACCTTGATCTCTCGGGCATCGCCAGGGTCGAGGTTGCCGTCCCGGCCAATGGTTCCAGGCCCCTGATTCTGCTGGCGCCGGAGGAGGGGACGAGCCCCAAGAGGGTGCACAGCATTTTGTCGCAGTTGCCGCATGACGTGTCCGTCGCCAGCTTCGACCCCAGCAAGGGGGAAGTCCTGCAGCTGCGGGGGAGGACCTGGGTGCAGGAGACCGCAGCCGGCCATGAATACCGGGTCACCGGCGAGGGGTTCTGGCAGATCCACAAAGACGCACCGGAAACGCTGGTGGGCGCTGTGACGGACTATCTTTCGCGTGGCGGGTACTTGCAGCCTGGAGCCGCAGTTGCTGATCTCTACGCCGGTGCCGGGCTGTTCACGGCACCGCTTGCCGACGCGGCGGGTGTCACTGGCTCGGTGTTGTCGGTGGAGGGTGCCCCCGGCGCTAGCCGCGACGCGCGCAAGAACCTGCACGGCGAACCGCAGGTGGAAATCGTCCAAGGGCGCGTGGAACGCGTGCTGCACCAGAGTGCCCGGAGCTTCGATTCCGTGGTTCTGGATCCGCCGCGGGCCGGAGCCGGAAAGGCTGTGGTCAAGCAATTGATGGCCACCGGTCCCCGCGCAATCGCCTATGTGTCCTGCGATCCTGCTTCCTTTGCGCGTGATCTGGGTTACTTCCATCAGGGAGGTTGGCGCCTGGAGTCACTGCGGGCCTTCGATCTTTACCCCCATACCCACCACCTCGAAACAGTGGGCCTGATCGTCCCTTCCGCATAG